A genomic window from Exiguobacterium acetylicum DSM 20416 includes:
- the paaB gene encoding 1,2-phenylacetyl-CoA epoxidase subunit PaaB, translating to MNETFYHEFEVFSKRTPNAAFTHQFSLLAPNKEMALLMAQENFMRREPVVDIWVVKREDIRGLSPDEKQMLQRLDNKDYRTTKGYGYLKKKWRHYEQQMLDEKEVMSWQGGDSK from the coding sequence ATGAATGAGACGTTTTATCACGAATTCGAAGTCTTTAGCAAACGGACGCCGAACGCGGCGTTCACCCATCAATTCAGCTTGCTCGCTCCGAATAAGGAGATGGCGCTACTGATGGCACAAGAAAACTTCATGCGCCGGGAACCGGTCGTCGACATCTGGGTCGTCAAACGCGAAGATATCCGTGGTTTGTCACCGGATGAGAAGCAGATGTTGCAACGTCTTGATAATAAGGACTACCGGACGACGAAAGGATACGGCTACTTGAAGAAGAAATGGCGGCATTACGAGCAACAGATGCTCGATGAAAAAGAGGTCATGTCTTGGCAAGGAGGCGACTCCAAATGA
- the paaA gene encoding 1,2-phenylacetyl-CoA epoxidase subunit PaaA, translating to MYDATQLFEPVQLTEEEKLARFKERIEQGEKIEADDWMPAFYRDTLIKLISMHGISEIMGALPEKEWVPKAPSLRRKLGIMAKVQDEMGHGQLLLRVVEDLMKPYGKTRGDLMDDLFTGRLKFHNVFHMPTRSWADAGMIGWLVDGAAIITQTNMLGASYGPYARALQRICAEEVFHAQHGESIIMALAEGTPEQRAMIQESLDEWWESLLMFFGPASKETTGTSKQDVTIAYKIRTKTNEELRQNFFTKYVPRIRSLGLVIPDPTLRFDEETGQWEYAQPDWTKFKTIIQGGGPRSKERLELRRTSYENNAWVRDALAETKA from the coding sequence ATGTATGATGCAACACAACTGTTCGAACCCGTACAACTGACGGAAGAAGAAAAATTAGCACGCTTCAAGGAACGGATTGAGCAAGGTGAAAAGATTGAAGCTGATGACTGGATGCCTGCTTTTTACCGGGATACGCTAATCAAATTGATTTCGATGCACGGTATCAGTGAAATCATGGGTGCGCTTCCGGAAAAAGAATGGGTTCCAAAAGCACCATCGCTTCGCCGGAAGCTTGGCATCATGGCAAAGGTCCAGGATGAGATGGGACACGGGCAACTGTTGCTTCGTGTCGTCGAGGATTTGATGAAGCCATATGGCAAGACACGCGGGGATTTGATGGACGATTTATTCACCGGACGATTGAAGTTCCATAACGTCTTCCACATGCCGACACGGTCATGGGCTGATGCCGGGATGATCGGTTGGCTCGTCGATGGGGCGGCAATCATCACGCAGACGAACATGCTCGGTGCTTCGTACGGACCGTACGCGCGTGCCTTGCAACGAATCTGTGCAGAGGAAGTCTTCCACGCGCAACACGGAGAGTCGATCATCATGGCACTCGCAGAAGGAACACCGGAACAGCGGGCGATGATTCAGGAATCACTGGACGAGTGGTGGGAATCCTTGTTGATGTTCTTTGGACCAGCCTCGAAAGAGACGACCGGGACATCAAAACAGGACGTGACGATCGCCTATAAGATTCGGACGAAAACGAACGAAGAGCTCCGGCAAAACTTCTTTACGAAGTACGTGCCACGGATTCGTTCTCTTGGACTCGTTATTCCGGATCCGACGTTACGTTTTGATGAAGAGACCGGGCAATGGGAATATGCACAACCAGACTGGACGAAATTCAAGACGATCATCCAAGGGGGAGGACCACGTTCGAAGGAGCGACTGGAACTGCGCCGGACATCTTATGAAAATAACGCCTGGGTACGGGATGCACTCGCTGAAACGAAGGCATGA
- the paaD gene encoding 1,2-phenylacetyl-CoA epoxidase subunit PaaD — protein MTTTLHHAIREALNGVKDPEIDSVSILDLGMVETMDAEATEHGYLVRVTLLPTFLGCPALEIIKKNTESALQVIPNVEQVDVQFRFDPPWTSDRITEQGMQGLKAFGIAPPRFEQGKWEIDCPYCGSTYVTMENLFGPTACRSILYCKSCKNPFEAMKPVSTLM, from the coding sequence ATGACGACGACACTCCATCATGCGATCCGAGAAGCCCTGAACGGGGTGAAGGATCCGGAAATTGATAGCGTCAGTATTTTAGATCTTGGCATGGTCGAGACGATGGACGCGGAAGCGACGGAGCATGGTTACCTAGTGCGCGTCACGCTTCTCCCGACGTTTCTCGGTTGCCCGGCGCTTGAAATCATCAAAAAAAATACCGAATCCGCCTTGCAGGTGATTCCGAACGTCGAACAGGTCGACGTCCAGTTTCGGTTTGATCCACCGTGGACATCAGACCGGATCACGGAACAAGGCATGCAAGGATTAAAGGCATTCGGCATTGCCCCCCCACGGTTTGAACAAGGGAAGTGGGAGATTGACTGTCCGTATTGTGGATCGACGTATGTGACGATGGAAAACTTATTCGGACCAACGGCATGTCGGAGTATTCTCTACTGTAAATCGTGTAAAAATCCATTCGAGGCGATGAAACCCGTCTCTACTCTCATGTGA
- a CDS encoding thioesterase family protein has product MKPGLAVGDTAEIQAVVSQDMFARFEGQLVHPAYSTVSMVYHMEWAARQLILPYLETDEEGVGGAVSLKHLGMAAEGARLIVTATVTRLTARRVDADIEIRDGHTIIGTGEVTQFILEKSRIQEKLQNNVSTK; this is encoded by the coding sequence ATGAAACCAGGTTTAGCTGTCGGGGATACAGCAGAGATTCAAGCGGTCGTCTCGCAAGATATGTTTGCACGGTTCGAAGGTCAATTGGTTCATCCGGCATACTCCACCGTTTCGATGGTCTACCATATGGAATGGGCAGCACGTCAACTCATTCTGCCCTACTTAGAGACAGACGAAGAAGGCGTCGGGGGTGCGGTTTCGTTGAAGCATCTCGGGATGGCAGCAGAAGGCGCACGATTAATCGTGACCGCTACAGTAACACGCCTCACGGCACGTCGTGTTGACGCCGACATCGAAATCCGGGATGGACACACGATCATCGGTACAGGGGAAGTCACACAATTCATTTTGGAAAAAAGCCGAATTCAAGAAAAATTACAAAATAATGTTTCAACAAAATGA
- the paaC gene encoding 1,2-phenylacetyl-CoA epoxidase subunit PaaC → MTEQERTALASLLYQLADDDFLYAYRGSEWLGLAPHIEEDVASSSIAQDSMGHAAMYYQLLEELGEGNADALAHVRLAHERKNSILVERVNGPGYYMEKPEYDWAFAVVRNYCYTVAKKIRIDALKSSSYEPLATAAVKINMELYYHLLHWQTWFTQLYQSTETARQKMDAALEKVLYDFGDMFDYGEHGQVIEEMRLIEGQGILLDRWYQTITPLLVELNVTLPEMQMTRNGRDGDHTEDLNDALSTLGEVYLIDQTATW, encoded by the coding sequence ATGACGGAACAAGAACGGACGGCACTCGCCTCCTTACTCTATCAACTCGCGGATGATGATTTCCTCTACGCGTACCGCGGTTCGGAATGGCTCGGACTCGCACCGCATATCGAAGAGGATGTCGCTTCGTCTTCGATCGCACAAGATTCGATGGGACACGCAGCGATGTACTACCAACTCCTCGAGGAACTCGGCGAAGGGAATGCTGATGCATTAGCTCATGTCCGACTAGCACATGAACGGAAGAATTCGATTCTCGTCGAACGTGTCAACGGACCTGGCTACTATATGGAGAAACCTGAATATGACTGGGCATTCGCCGTCGTGCGGAACTATTGCTACACGGTCGCGAAAAAGATCCGGATTGATGCCTTGAAATCGAGCAGTTACGAGCCACTCGCTACGGCTGCCGTCAAGATCAACATGGAACTGTACTATCATTTGCTGCACTGGCAAACATGGTTCACTCAGCTTTATCAATCGACGGAGACGGCACGCCAGAAGATGGATGCAGCCCTAGAAAAAGTCCTCTATGACTTCGGTGACATGTTCGATTATGGCGAACACGGTCAAGTAATCGAAGAGATGCGATTGATCGAAGGGCAAGGGATTTTACTCGATCGTTGGTATCAGACGATCACACCGTTACTCGTCGAATTGAACGTGACGCTTCCAGAAATGCAGATGACGCGTAACGGGCGGGACGGCGATCACACGGAAGATTTGAATGACGCGCTTTCAACGCTCGGAGAAGTTTACTTGATCGATCAGACAGCGACGTGGTGA
- a CDS encoding EthD family reductase codes for MAKLIALYKHPENKEAFDQHYFEVHGPLTAKIPGLQEMNVTKIVGSPMGGDGKYYLMCEMVYESQEAMQAGMRSLEGKASGKDLMSFAGDLVTLMIGEDVHADTTVR; via the coding sequence ATGGCAAAATTAATCGCACTTTACAAACATCCGGAAAACAAGGAAGCATTCGATCAGCACTACTTTGAGGTCCATGGTCCATTGACAGCAAAAATTCCAGGACTGCAAGAAATGAACGTCACAAAAATCGTCGGCTCACCAATGGGCGGAGACGGAAAGTATTACTTGATGTGCGAGATGGTCTATGAAAGTCAGGAAGCGATGCAAGCAGGTATGCGTTCGCTCGAAGGAAAAGCATCCGGGAAAGACTTGATGAGCTTTGCAGGGGATCTCGTCACATTGATGATTGGTGAAGATGTCCATGCCGACACAACAGTACGTTAA
- a CDS encoding phenylacetate--CoA ligase family protein — MYDQHQETMDAQMREQLQMERLRQTMAHVTRVPFYQERLQTLRMTANDFQTIEDLRKFPFTRKQDLRDHYPFGLFAVEREQVTRIHASSGTSGKPTVVGYTQEDLDDWAGAVARSLVLAGGSSADLLHNAYGYGLFTGGLGLHAGAEKLGMTILPISGGNTDRQITLIEDFRPDGICGTPSYILRLAERMIERGIDPRKTSMRYGIFGAEPWSEEMRQTLEQIFNLQAFDIYGLSEIMGPGVAMECQEQAGLHIMDDLFITEVVDPVTGEPVPDGMVGELVFTSLKKKALPIIRYRTGDLASITHEACACGRTTTRMSRVKGRTDDMLIIRGVNVFPSEIERVLLQQPDVTPHYQIHLVRKAGLDAVELHIEFENISERQMRSICDAIKSECLISIDLVCHPHQGLPRSEGKAVRIVDRRSTSLV; from the coding sequence ATGTACGATCAACATCAGGAAACAATGGATGCGCAAATGCGGGAGCAGCTACAGATGGAGCGATTACGTCAAACGATGGCGCACGTCACACGCGTCCCGTTCTATCAAGAACGTCTGCAGACACTGCGGATGACAGCAAATGACTTTCAAACGATCGAGGATTTACGGAAGTTTCCCTTCACACGCAAACAAGATTTACGCGATCATTATCCGTTCGGGCTATTCGCCGTCGAACGGGAACAGGTCACCCGGATTCACGCCTCGTCTGGAACGAGCGGTAAACCGACCGTCGTCGGGTACACGCAAGAAGATTTAGACGACTGGGCAGGTGCCGTGGCGCGCAGCTTAGTCTTAGCCGGTGGTTCGTCAGCTGACTTATTGCACAATGCATACGGCTACGGACTGTTCACAGGGGGACTCGGGCTTCACGCAGGGGCAGAAAAACTAGGCATGACGATCTTGCCGATTTCCGGCGGCAATACGGATCGCCAAATCACGTTGATTGAGGATTTTCGACCGGATGGCATCTGTGGGACACCTTCTTATATCTTACGACTAGCAGAACGCATGATCGAACGAGGCATCGACCCACGAAAGACAAGCATGCGTTACGGCATCTTCGGAGCTGAACCATGGTCGGAAGAGATGCGTCAGACACTCGAACAAATCTTTAATCTACAGGCATTCGATATTTATGGACTCAGTGAAATCATGGGACCAGGTGTCGCGATGGAGTGTCAGGAGCAGGCAGGTCTGCATATCATGGATGACTTATTCATTACGGAAGTCGTCGATCCCGTTACGGGGGAACCGGTACCAGATGGTATGGTCGGGGAACTCGTTTTTACAAGCTTAAAAAAGAAAGCGCTTCCAATAATTCGCTACCGGACGGGTGATTTAGCATCGATCACGCATGAGGCGTGTGCCTGTGGTCGGACGACGACACGAATGTCACGTGTCAAAGGTCGGACGGACGACATGCTGATCATCCGAGGCGTTAATGTCTTCCCATCTGAAATTGAACGCGTCTTACTCCAACAGCCGGACGTGACGCCGCATTATCAAATCCATCTTGTGCGCAAAGCCGGACTCGATGCCGTTGAGCTACATATCGAATTCGAAAACATCTCGGAGCGACAAATGCGTTCGATATGTGACGCCATCAAATCGGAATGTCTCATTTCCATTGATCTCGTCTGTCACCCGCATCAAGGGTTACCACGATCAGAAGGGAAAGCCGTTCGGATCGTTGATCGACGCTCGACATCACTCGTCTGA